In one Brienomyrus brachyistius isolate T26 chromosome 12, BBRACH_0.4, whole genome shotgun sequence genomic region, the following are encoded:
- the nat8l gene encoding N-acetylaspartate synthetase isoform X3: MCFLVTKSFTLTCGVPFILLGARYYFSRKVILAYLDCVLHTDMADIEEYYIKPAGSSFWVAVLDGSVVGMVAAQGREEDNAVELRRMSVDSRFRGKGIAKALGRRVLEFAVHNNYSAVVLGTTAVKPAAHKLYESLGFRHAGESEEHTLPGMSHSLLERMFFQIRYHRYRLQLREE, from the exons ATGTGCTTTCTTGTGACCAAATCCTTCACGCTGACCTGCGGCGTGCCGTTCATTCTATTGGGTGCGCGGTATTACTTCAGTAGGAAAGTTATCCTCGCCTATCTCGATTGCGTACTGCACACGGACATGGCTGACATCGAAGAGTATTACATAAAACCCGCAG GCTCCAGCTTCTGGGTGGCCGTGCTGGACGGCAGCGTGGTGGGAATGGTGGCGGCGCAGGGCCGGGAGGAGGACAATGCGGTGGAGCTGCGTCGCATGTCGGTGGACTCGCGCTTCCGAGGGAAGGGCATCGCCAAGGCACTGGGCCGGCGCGTGCTGGAGTTCGCCGTGCACAACAACTACTCGGCCGTGGTACTGGGCACGACCGCCGTCAAGCCGGCCGCCCACAAGCTGTACGAGTCGCTGGGCTTCCGGCATGCCGGCGAGAGCGAGGAGCACACGCTGCCCGGCATGAGCCACTCGCTGCTGGAGAGGATGTTCTTCCAGATCCGCTACCATCGCTACCGGCTGCAGCTGCGTGAGGAGTAG